A DNA window from Christiangramia salexigens contains the following coding sequences:
- a CDS encoding shikimate kinase, with protein MNFFLLGYMGSGKSYIGKELAKVSKHQFLDLDREIEEREGLSISEIFDKNGEIYFRKAERKLLEEVLNSGDSRVISLGGGTPCYGDNLEIIKKNENSTTIYLKLKVENLTERLFKEKDHRPLISHLKDKEKLEEFIRKHLFERGFYYNQSEHIINCDNKSKEDLVTEIIDKLG; from the coding sequence ATGAATTTTTTTTTATTAGGATATATGGGATCAGGAAAATCCTACATAGGTAAAGAACTTGCCAAAGTCTCAAAACATCAATTTTTGGATCTTGATCGGGAAATTGAGGAAAGAGAAGGATTGAGTATTTCTGAAATCTTTGATAAAAATGGAGAGATCTATTTCAGGAAAGCAGAGAGAAAACTTTTGGAAGAAGTTTTAAACTCTGGTGATTCTAGAGTAATATCCCTTGGTGGTGGAACTCCATGTTATGGAGATAATCTGGAGATCATTAAAAAAAATGAAAATTCTACGACCATCTACCTTAAATTAAAAGTGGAAAATCTTACCGAAAGGCTTTTTAAGGAGAAAGATCACAGACCTCTTATCAGTCATTTGAAGGATAAGGAGAAACTAGAGGAGTTTATTAGAAAACATCTTTTTGAACGAGGTTTTTACTACAACCAGAGTGAACATATCATAAACTGTGATAACAAGTCTAAAGAAGACTTAGTGACAGAGATCATCGATAAGTTAGGATAG